The Periophthalmus magnuspinnatus isolate fPerMag1 chromosome 10, fPerMag1.2.pri, whole genome shotgun sequence genome segment AATCAAAAGCCCTCACAGCATGGATCACCCCTGTGTCTCCATTAACAGATACATAGGAGGACACTGGGGCCCCATTCACCTCACCAGGTAACAGAGAATAAACCACTGTCCCGTTTTGTCTCCAGTCTGGGTCTCGAGCAGCAACAGAACATAAAGTGGAGCCaggtttgttgttttcagtcacATGTGCGCTGTAGGACTGCTCCTCAAACACGGGAGGGTTGTCATTGATGTCAGCTACAGTTAAGTGGACAGTtttagaggaggacagaggaggagagccctcGTCAGTGGCAGTGATTGTAATGTTGTAATCAGACACTAGCTCACGGTCCAGCTGTTCTGTGGTCACTAGAGAATAATAGTTTTTAATGGAAGGTACTAACTTGAAAGGGACCCCAGTCTGAAGGGAGCAGCGGACCTGTCTGTTGTTCTCTGAGTCTCTGTCCTGCACATTAATGATGCCCACCTCTGTACCAGGTGACACATTCTCTggaatctgattggacaatgaTTTTAGGAATATAACAGGGGCATTGTCGTTTATGTCTACAATTTCAATAAATAGAGTTGCATAAGATGCCAGTCCCAATCCATCTTTGGCACTAATTTGAATTTCATATGATGATTCTTTTTCATAATCAATCAATTGAGCAACTCTAACGTCCCCAGAGAAGGGGTTTAAAGTAAATATGCTGTCGTCATCCAAAGGCTGGTCAAAACCATACATTATTTCACTGTTTACTCCCTCATCAGCATCTGTAGCAGTCACTGTAATAACCAGTGTGTCTGGAGGAGAGTTTTCTGGAAGACTCGCTTTATACACAGTCTGACTAAACACTGGCGCATTATCATTAGCGTCAAGAACAGTGACATGGATGACTACTGTGCCTGATCTCTGAGGAGAGCCGCCATCAAACGCAGTCAGCACAAGCGTGATCTCGTTATTTTCCTCTCTGTCTAATTTTTTGTCCAAAACTAATTCACTATACTTTCGGCCATTGCTCTTTGTTTTTACGTCCAATATAAAGTGTTTGCTCTCTTGCAGGGTGTAGCCCTGAACACTATTCTCCCCAATGTCTCCGTCGTATGCTTCATCTAATGGATATCGCGCGCCCTTCTCAGTTGATTCATGAATTTCAAATTTAAGCGTATCCTCCTTAAATTGTGGCGCGTTGTCATTTATGTCTTGCACGCGGATAGTAAAGCGATGCAGCTCCAAAGGGTTTTCCAGCACGAGCTCCTGTTTCAGAATACATGAAGTCTTCTTCGCACAAAGGCCCTCTCTGTCAATCCTCTCCTGAACAACCAGCTCTCCCGTGTTGAGGTTCACGCTGCAGTACTGGACGCCGTTGTCCTCCGAGTCCACGCGCGCCCTGCGCGCGGACAACCTGCCCAAATCCAGATCTATATCCTTAGCGATATTTCCGATCACGGATCCACGTTTCATCTCCTCTGGAACAGAGTAACTCACGTCTCCTCTGATGgggtaaaaggtaaaaagcaaTAACCCCAAAGTGAACGATAAGAGAAATCCTTTTTGCGCCATGTTGGCTCCACGGGGAAAAATGCTACAACCTAAATATTCGCTAAACAAGCCCTCATGCGGAAACACCTCATCATCTGTAGAACAGAAATTTACAACAACCacaaagaaggaaagaagggagGGGAATAAATATGTGCCGCGCGGTTCACTGGTAAATACTGACACCAAGAGTAGGTTTAGAGGAACAGCTACACATGCTGAAAAaaatcttatatatatatatatatatatatatatatatatatatatatatatatatatatatatatatatatatatatatatatatatatatatatataagatttTTTTCAGCATGTGTAGCTGTTCctcttagtttttgtttttttgttttttcactcactgtaaaatcataaaaataaaacgtgTCATAATATAAATTTTCATTATAattgaaattataaatatacaaaaaaataaacagtttaaaaaatgttatcaaGCGGGTTTGAATCCTACGTGTTGTCACATCATTATTAAAAATAGATCCCTCACATTCTTTCTCATAATGACAAAATGTTTCTGGATTTCAAATTGTCTTTCTGTTCATCAACAAACTGTGAATAATGAGATGCTGTCCAAGAATCCAACAACTATAGTGTAATTTGATCAGCAGTAGCGTTTATTTCCCCTTTCCCCTTTCCCcagtattaaaattaaaataataataatgacaataataataatatgaatgaTCATAATACTAGCACTAataatactacaacaactattactactactaatggtaataataattaaaataataataaagtattacatgaaataattaaaatcatCAAGACAACACAAGAAAAACAGTGCCACCcataaaaagttttttttttttttttgcccagaGCCAAATACATAATACATGTATTAATTTTTAAGAGTTAATAAATTACAGTGTGTCTTCAGAGTGACTTTGTAACAGATACCCAGATACAAATATCACATTGCCTTAATGAAGGTGGTTAAATTGTAACCATAAATCCActgacaaaatcaaaacatcaacACCTCTTGGTTCACTGTCATTGTTATGACAAATAACACCACTCTCTGCAAAGTTATCATTCAAAATGTCCCACTGAATTCACATGTCTGGACAATTTAACAGATATAACAACAAAGTTTAAAACCTACACATTTTGAAACCTTTGGATGATTGAATCTTGTCTGATAATAAATATTTTGAGAGTATGATTTGTGTCTAAGAAGTTCACACATTAAGAATGTCAAAAAAACAATGACTCCAAAACTTTGTCAACActtttcagcaccacggacagagCCAAAGACAGACACTTTGCCAAGTGAAAACACCAAACAGGAAAACATTCTTTTAAAATCAGGATGAAAATAACACCACACATGACTTGGAAATTTCATCCAACTGAATCATTGCCAGTTGCCCTTTACAATATAACTGTTTATAGTGGAAGTCCATGTATTTTCAAACACCAGTGGAAAGTGCCACTACTGAACACGATTGAGCTTTTGACCTCATACAACCAAAATATACCATAAATTCATAAAACAACCTTCACTTGCTGTGTCCAAAGTCTAAGTGGGTTCCTTTCTATTGAAATAGCCACACTGTGAACATTATATGTACAAGGATGTACAAGCATTCCTTACAAAGATACTAGGCATGGTGTAATGGCTCCACCAGTCACACAGTTTTAAcataaacaaaagacaaaattatctCTATCTTCTTGATATACTATGTGCATGATTTGTAAATCCCTTCTCTAGTGTCACCTAACTCCAAAGGTcagaattaaaagaaaaaaaaaagtaggaaATGCACCAGTGTTGAAATGAAGtgaacacagaaaaacaaaaaaaaaaaaactttaaggCAATTCTTTGACTATGCGCCTACCTCAGGAGAGACATCACCATCTCCAAAGACGTCAGAGAAGTCAGTGGGGCTTTTTCTCA includes the following:
- the LOC117378022 gene encoding protocadherin beta-16-like, which encodes MAQKGFLLSFTLGLLLFTFYPIRGDVSYSVPEEMKRGSVIGNIAKDIDLDLGRLSARRARVDSEDNGVQYCSVNLNTGELVVQERIDREGLCAKKTSCILKQELVLENPLELHRFTIRVQDINDNAPQFKEDTLKFEIHESTEKGARYPLDEAYDGDIGENSVQGYTLQESKHFILDVKTKSNGRKYSELVLDKKLDREENNEITLVLTAFDGGSPQRSGTVVIHVTVLDANDNAPVFSQTVYKASLPENSPPDTLVITVTATDADEGVNSEIMYGFDQPLDDDSIFTLNPFSGDVRVAQLIDYEKESSYEIQISAKDGLGLASYATLFIEIVDINDNAPVIFLKSLSNQIPENVSPGTEVGIINVQDRDSENNRQVRCSLQTGVPFKLVPSIKNYYSLVTTEQLDRELVSDYNITITATDEGSPPLSSSKTVHLTVADINDNPPVFEEQSYSAHVTENNKPGSTLCSVAARDPDWRQNGTVVYSLLPGEVNGAPVSSYVSVNGDTGVIHAVRAFDYEQFRSFKVHVMARDNGSPPLSSNVTVNVFISDVNDNSPQILYPTPEGNSFMTELVPKAAHAGSLVSKVIAVDADSGQNAWLSYHIVKSTDPGLFTIGLHSGEIRSQRDVSESDSMKQNLIVSVKDNGQPPLSATCSMYLLISDNLAEVPELKDISYDERDSKLTSYLIIALVSVSTFFLTFIIIVLGVRFCRRRKPRLLFDGAVAIPSGYLPPNYADVDGTGTLRSTYNYDGYMTTGSRTSDFKFVSSYNDNTLPADQTLRKSPTDFSDVFGDGDVSPEVGT